The Verrucomicrobiia bacterium genome includes a window with the following:
- a CDS encoding sulfatase-like hydrolase/transferase, producing MPNIVLIISDDQGYPDLGCIGSKPILTPNLDRLAREGVRATSFYVTWPACTPSRGSVLTGRYPQRNGLYDMVRNDLVNYGHKYTWDEYLTSPEMTLGLDPKEITLGDVLKKAGYRTGMVGKWDMGQAKRYLPLQRGFDFFYGIGNNGIDYYTHERYGVPSMFRDNNRTEADKGTYATDVFKRESLRFINENHTQPFFLYLAFNAPHGASNLDKPGVQAPAAFIRQYPQMNPTNKLTSYYAAVTCMDAAIGELLDALKKHGLEQNTLVVFMSDNGGSGNGGNAPLKGAKSTMWEGGLRVPFIARWPTQLPAGKVTDEFLTALELFPTFTSAAGAKPPKDVILDGFNLLPVLQGKEKSPRTEMYWERRSDRAARFGNWKWVESAKGNGLFDLAADIGEKTDLSSQKQEIAALMKAKFSNWKKEMDAAEPRGPFKDY from the coding sequence TTGCCAAATATAGTTCTCATCATCTCGGACGACCAAGGTTATCCCGATCTCGGCTGCATAGGCAGCAAGCCCATCCTAACTCCCAACCTCGACCGGCTCGCCCGTGAAGGCGTTCGCGCCACCAGCTTTTATGTCACTTGGCCGGCTTGCACTCCTTCACGCGGCAGCGTTCTGACCGGGCGTTATCCCCAGCGCAACGGCCTATATGACATGGTGCGGAACGATCTCGTCAACTACGGCCATAAATACACTTGGGATGAATACCTAACCTCTCCCGAGATGACCTTGGGGCTGGATCCGAAAGAAATCACCCTCGGCGATGTGCTCAAAAAAGCCGGTTACCGGACGGGCATGGTGGGCAAATGGGACATGGGCCAGGCCAAGCGCTACCTGCCTCTGCAGCGCGGCTTCGATTTCTTCTACGGCATCGGCAACAACGGGATTGATTACTACACACACGAGCGTTACGGCGTCCCCTCCATGTTCCGCGACAACAACCGCACGGAAGCGGACAAAGGCACTTACGCCACGGATGTATTCAAGCGGGAGTCCCTCCGCTTCATCAACGAGAACCATACACAGCCGTTCTTCCTCTATCTTGCCTTCAATGCCCCTCATGGCGCGTCCAATCTGGACAAACCGGGCGTGCAAGCCCCCGCTGCGTTCATCCGCCAGTATCCACAGATGAACCCAACAAACAAACTCACCTCCTACTATGCTGCCGTCACCTGTATGGACGCTGCCATCGGAGAGCTGCTTGATGCCTTGAAAAAGCACGGTCTCGAACAAAACACGCTCGTGGTCTTCATGTCTGATAATGGCGGCAGCGGCAATGGCGGCAACGCCCCCTTGAAAGGCGCGAAATCCACCATGTGGGAAGGCGGCCTGCGCGTCCCCTTCATCGCCCGCTGGCCCACTCAACTCCCCGCCGGCAAAGTGACGGATGAATTCCTCACCGCACTCGAGTTGTTCCCCACATTCACATCAGCCGCCGGTGCCAAGCCGCCAAAAGATGTCATCCTCGATGGGTTCAACCTCCTGCCTGTTCTGCAAGGGAAGGAGAAATCACCCCGCACCGAGATGTATTGGGAGCGGCGTAGTGATCGCGCTGCCCGGTTCGGCAACTGGAAGTGGGTGGAATCCGCCAAAGGCAACGGACTTTTCGATCTGGCGGCGGACATCGGGGAAAAGACGGACCTGAGCAGTCAAAAACAGGAAATCGCCGCTTTGATGAAGGCCAAGTTCTCGAATTGGAAGAAAGAGATGGATGCCGCCGAACCGAGGGGGCCTTTCAAAGATTACTGA
- a CDS encoding MFS transporter: MNGIRKRDFLLSLKYATIEACFSVPMLNLTRSNLPFVIGFVTAVLKWEPALVGWLASVPLICHVIQPVVTHWLQRFFSLREIVLINFAFNALPWAFISLFPFLGSEIVPLLFVIVFISSLADSVAAVAWSASMSDLVPLSIRGRYFGDRNIIFAFWNLVVLLASGQFVDHFNNTIHAFGAIFATAAGARMIGMYYFAIMKFPASVTKRQEKKTKLAEYLSVIRDLNYLKLLLFIGLWGFCLNLAQPFYSVYVLQHLPYTVGDLTVLATIASLGGLLSLRTWGPLSDRFGNKPVMVACSLLWAASAALSWLLAGPERHGHLYLNYFITGFMTSGFQLCQFNLMINLVPAEKKAAYISVFFAFSNLIIAFGPIVGGKMLSVIPEQVGTLLGEPLTSYHVLFVISMVLCLFSVHMLQALREPAERPLKELVRVMRGMHEFNPVVGFATLAEYMFTPRGVLRLVQSSVRTLKRQTNVVADVGEDLVEGSIRAVKRRASRDSLKGLKPTSKDPNSKE, encoded by the coding sequence GTGAACGGCATACGTAAACGTGATTTTCTCCTGTCGCTGAAATATGCGACCATCGAGGCGTGTTTCAGCGTCCCGATGCTGAACCTTACCCGCTCGAACCTGCCTTTTGTGATCGGGTTCGTGACGGCTGTGCTCAAATGGGAGCCCGCTCTCGTCGGCTGGCTGGCTTCTGTGCCGCTAATCTGTCATGTGATCCAGCCAGTGGTGACCCATTGGTTGCAGCGTTTCTTTTCTTTGCGCGAGATCGTCCTGATCAACTTTGCCTTTAATGCACTGCCCTGGGCATTCATCTCGCTGTTTCCTTTTTTAGGAAGCGAAATCGTACCGCTGCTCTTTGTCATCGTATTTATATCCAGCTTGGCGGATAGCGTGGCGGCAGTGGCGTGGTCCGCCTCCATGTCGGATTTGGTCCCCCTCTCCATTCGAGGGCGTTACTTCGGCGATCGTAACATCATCTTCGCCTTCTGGAACCTGGTTGTGCTGCTAGCGTCCGGCCAATTCGTAGATCACTTCAATAATACCATCCATGCTTTTGGCGCCATCTTTGCCACCGCAGCCGGCGCGCGCATGATCGGCATGTATTATTTCGCCATCATGAAGTTCCCCGCCTCGGTCACCAAGCGGCAGGAAAAAAAGACGAAGCTGGCGGAATACCTCTCCGTGATCCGTGACCTGAACTACTTGAAGTTGCTTCTCTTCATCGGCCTCTGGGGGTTCTGCCTGAACTTGGCTCAACCGTTTTATAGCGTCTATGTGCTGCAACATCTTCCTTATACCGTCGGTGACCTGACGGTGTTGGCCACCATTGCCAGCTTGGGCGGCCTGCTTTCGCTGCGGACATGGGGACCATTGAGCGATCGCTTCGGCAACAAACCAGTGATGGTCGCCTGCTCATTGCTTTGGGCCGCCAGTGCAGCATTGTCCTGGCTGCTGGCCGGACCAGAGCGTCATGGGCATCTGTATCTGAACTACTTCATCACCGGTTTCATGACTTCCGGTTTTCAGCTCTGCCAATTCAACCTGATGATCAATCTGGTGCCTGCTGAAAAGAAAGCCGCTTACATCTCTGTATTCTTTGCGTTCTCAAATCTTATCATCGCCTTTGGCCCCATCGTGGGTGGCAAGATGCTTTCCGTGATCCCCGAACAAGTCGGCACTTTGCTGGGTGAGCCACTGACCTCTTATCATGTGCTGTTCGTGATCTCGATGGTCCTCTGCCTGTTCTCCGTGCATATGCTTCAAGCCCTGCGAGAACCGGCAGAGCGTCCTCTCAAAGAACTGGTCCGCGTGATGCGCGGCATGCACGAGTTCAATCCCGTCGTCGGTTTTGCCACCTTGGCAGAATATATGTTCACCCCGCGCGGTGTTCTGCGCTTGGTGCAAAGCAGTGTGCGCACCCTCAAACGACAGACTAACGTGGTGGCGGATGTCGGTGAAGATCTGGTGGAAGGCAGCATCCGCGCCGTGAAACGCCGTGCCAGTCGAGACTCGTTGAAAGGCTTAAAGCCCACATCCAAAGATCCAAACTCTAAAGAATGA
- a CDS encoding P-II family nitrogen regulator, producing MKKIEAIIKPFKLEDVKEALTGIGVEGLTVTEVKGFGRQKGHTEIYRGSEYTVDFLPKLKIEIVLPDSEVEQAVKTIIGAAKTGKIGDGKVFVLPIENAIRIRTEETGDQAV from the coding sequence ATGAAAAAGATCGAAGCCATCATCAAGCCGTTCAAACTGGAGGATGTCAAAGAGGCCCTGACGGGTATCGGTGTGGAAGGTCTTACCGTTACTGAAGTCAAAGGTTTTGGACGCCAAAAGGGACATACGGAAATCTATCGCGGCAGCGAATACACAGTGGATTTTCTGCCGAAACTAAAGATCGAGATCGTATTGCCGGATTCCGAAGTGGAACAAGCAGTGAAGACGATCATCGGCGCGGCCAAGACCGGCAAGATCGGTGACGGCAAAGTATTCGTCCTGCCGATCGAGAACGCCATCCGCATCCGCACGGAAGAGACTGGCGACCAGGCCGTATAA
- the glnA gene encoding type I glutamate--ammonia ligase has translation MSTPKEVLELAKKAGAKMVDIKFVDTFGTWQHFSVPTGELTEEVFDEGFGFDGSSIRGWKSIEASDMLAMPDPATAFIDPFCAVPTLSLTCTIAETGTKEAYNRDPRGIAQRGEKYLQSTGVADTAVFGPEAEFFIFDNVQYDNKANGTFYSVDSEEAAWNTGRDEMPNLGYKIRHKEGYFPVGPADTQQDIRTEMCLVMEALGIKVERQHHEVATAGQAEIDFRFDTLVKTADTMMLYKYIVKNVARKHGKTASFMPKPLYGDNGSGMHTHQSLWKKGKPLFAGNEYAGLSQMALYYIGGILKHAKALCAICNPTTNSYKRLVPGYEAPVNLAYSARNRSAAIRIPTFSESPKAKRIEYRPPDPAANPYLCYTALLMAGLDGVINKIDPGEPLDKNIYELPPEELKKVPNVPGSLGEALDCLEKDHQFLLKGDVFTTDFLEMWVTQKRKEHDALRLRPHPYEFSLYYDC, from the coding sequence ATGAGCACTCCCAAGGAAGTTCTTGAGCTGGCCAAAAAGGCCGGGGCGAAGATGGTGGACATCAAGTTTGTAGACACCTTCGGCACCTGGCAGCACTTCAGCGTTCCCACGGGCGAACTCACTGAGGAAGTTTTTGATGAGGGTTTCGGTTTCGATGGTTCCTCCATCCGCGGATGGAAGAGCATTGAAGCCTCCGACATGCTCGCGATGCCTGATCCGGCTACCGCGTTCATCGATCCGTTCTGTGCTGTGCCGACGCTTTCGCTGACGTGCACGATCGCCGAGACGGGTACGAAGGAAGCTTACAACCGCGATCCGCGCGGTATCGCGCAACGCGGTGAGAAATATCTGCAAAGCACCGGCGTGGCTGACACAGCCGTGTTCGGACCTGAAGCCGAGTTCTTCATCTTCGACAACGTGCAGTATGACAACAAAGCCAACGGCACGTTCTATTCTGTCGATTCCGAAGAAGCTGCGTGGAACACCGGTCGCGATGAGATGCCGAACCTCGGTTACAAGATCCGGCACAAGGAAGGCTATTTCCCGGTTGGTCCTGCTGACACTCAGCAAGACATCCGCACAGAGATGTGCCTCGTGATGGAAGCACTCGGCATCAAAGTCGAGCGGCAGCATCATGAAGTCGCGACGGCAGGTCAGGCCGAGATCGATTTTCGTTTCGACACGCTCGTGAAAACGGCGGACACGATGATGCTCTACAAGTACATCGTGAAGAACGTGGCCCGCAAACACGGCAAGACCGCGAGCTTCATGCCCAAGCCGCTCTACGGAGACAATGGCTCTGGCATGCATACGCACCAGTCGTTGTGGAAAAAGGGCAAACCGCTTTTCGCCGGCAATGAATATGCCGGTCTGAGCCAGATGGCTCTCTATTACATCGGCGGCATTTTGAAGCACGCGAAGGCGCTGTGCGCGATCTGCAACCCGACCACGAATTCTTACAAGCGCCTGGTTCCGGGCTATGAGGCTCCGGTGAATCTCGCTTATTCTGCACGCAACCGTTCAGCGGCGATCCGCATTCCGACCTTCTCGGAAAGCCCGAAAGCCAAGCGCATCGAGTATCGTCCGCCCGATCCGGCGGCGAATCCCTATCTGTGCTACACCGCGTTGCTCATGGCCGGTCTGGACGGTGTGATCAACAAGATCGATCCCGGCGAACCCTTGGATAAAAATATTTACGAGCTCCCGCCCGAAGAACTGAAGAAGGTGCCGAACGTGCCTGGTTCCCTCGGTGAGGCGCTGGATTGCCTGGAGAAAGACCATCAATTCCTGCTGAAGGGCGATGTCTTCACCACGGACTTTTTGGAGATGTGGGTGACGCAAAAACGCAAGGAACACGATGCCCTGCGCCTGCGTCCGCATCCATACGAATTTTCTCTTTACTACGACTGTTAA
- a CDS encoding quinone-dependent dihydroorotate dehydrogenase produces the protein MSWWYKQLVRPALFEMDSEAAHNFALENLARTSRVPVLCEAMAAMFSAPALPTKCFGLDFPNPVGLAAGMDKRGVAMPAWSALGFGFSEAGGVTWHEQPGNPTPRMFRGIPDESLVNRMGFNNGGAPALAARLSEWRESGRWPNHPVGINLGKSKITPNEQAADDYANSFRTLWRLADFFVVNVSSPNTPNLRQLQDKSALDQILAALQQINDELAQQTGFAKKPILVKVAPDLTFDALDEMLSLVGPRQLAGIVATNTTISRPETKDPKLKAVYAETGGLSGRPLRQRSTEVIRHLYQQTQGKLPLIGVGGIFTAEDAWEKICAGASLVQIYSGMVYEGPGIAKAVVKGLKEKVEAHGMKSISEAVGSEE, from the coding sequence ATGAGTTGGTGGTACAAACAATTGGTCCGTCCGGCATTGTTCGAGATGGATTCCGAAGCAGCGCATAACTTCGCGCTGGAAAATCTCGCGCGCACCAGTCGCGTGCCCGTGCTGTGCGAAGCGATGGCCGCTATGTTCAGCGCGCCCGCCTTGCCCACGAAATGTTTCGGCCTCGATTTCCCGAATCCCGTCGGCCTCGCCGCTGGCATGGATAAGCGCGGCGTGGCCATGCCCGCATGGTCCGCCTTGGGCTTTGGTTTCTCCGAAGCCGGTGGTGTGACGTGGCATGAACAGCCCGGCAATCCCACACCGCGCATGTTCCGCGGCATCCCGGATGAGTCACTCGTGAACCGCATGGGCTTCAATAATGGTGGTGCCCCTGCCCTTGCCGCGCGCCTGAGCGAATGGCGTGAGAGCGGTCGCTGGCCGAACCATCCCGTCGGCATCAATCTTGGTAAATCCAAGATCACGCCGAATGAGCAAGCAGCAGATGATTATGCGAATTCCTTCCGCACCCTCTGGCGTTTGGCAGATTTCTTCGTGGTGAACGTCAGCTCCCCGAATACGCCGAACTTGCGCCAGTTGCAGGATAAGAGCGCGCTCGATCAAATCCTCGCCGCCTTGCAGCAGATCAACGACGAACTCGCACAGCAAACGGGCTTCGCTAAGAAACCGATTCTCGTGAAGGTGGCTCCTGACCTCACGTTCGATGCCTTGGACGAGATGCTAAGCCTCGTCGGCCCACGTCAGCTTGCGGGTATCGTGGCTACGAACACGACCATCTCACGTCCTGAGACGAAGGATCCGAAACTGAAGGCCGTGTATGCGGAAACAGGCGGCTTGAGCGGACGTCCCCTACGCCAACGCAGCACAGAAGTCATCCGTCATCTTTATCAACAGACGCAGGGCAAGCTGCCGCTCATCGGTGTCGGCGGTATTTTCACCGCGGAAGATGCTTGGGAGAAGATATGCGCAGGCGCCAGCCTCGTGCAGATCTACTCCGGCATGGTCTATGAAGGACCAGGCATCGCGAAGGCTGTGGTCAAAGGCTTGAAGGAAAAAGTCGAAGCCCATGGCATGAAGAGCATTTCTGAAGCGGTCGGGTCAGAAGAATAA
- the lepB gene encoding signal peptidase I — protein sequence MQTEGKPDEAVHGWARLIAGRHPKKTISRIVVLVIVCVVVFGFLARPIRVVGVSMFPTYKQGQFNFINRVSYWFSKPQRFDVVAVDARGLEPNAVLLKRIIGLPGESVEILDGVVFIDGEPLDEDYVRARFPWKKAWTLKEGEYLVIGDNRAMLEAHHTHGVYGRDRIMGKVLY from the coding sequence ATGCAGACTGAAGGCAAACCGGATGAGGCGGTGCATGGGTGGGCCCGATTGATCGCGGGCAGGCATCCCAAAAAAACCATTTCCCGGATCGTAGTGCTGGTTATCGTCTGTGTGGTGGTGTTCGGTTTTCTGGCGAGGCCCATAAGGGTGGTGGGGGTGAGCATGTTTCCGACCTACAAGCAGGGGCAATTCAATTTCATCAACCGTGTTTCCTATTGGTTTTCCAAACCGCAACGTTTCGATGTCGTGGCTGTGGATGCGCGTGGTCTGGAGCCGAACGCGGTTTTGCTGAAACGCATCATCGGCCTGCCGGGCGAGTCGGTCGAGATCTTGGATGGCGTTGTCTTCATCGATGGCGAGCCGTTAGATGAAGACTATGTGAGGGCGCGTTTTCCTTGGAAAAAAGCGTGGACGCTGAAGGAGGGTGAATATCTTGTGATCGGGGACAACCGGGCGATGCTGGAGGCCCATCACACGCACGGCGTGTATGGGCGCGACCGGATCATGGGCAAGGTGCTTTACTGA
- a CDS encoding Ig-like domain-containing protein has protein sequence MRTPTLLTSVALSLAIGVFTAEAVPTANPDTGSINANQLLTVNNPNGVLSNDTGTGTLVVNGNAPQQNYTFAGFTFDQLSTPNVGTLLGAGTYSNAIVTITPNERTGDIGGFPDSSAGFNSAITLGRLAFGDPTGVRAVNLPRGNNGSTQRSGMELSWNNGLTVTNLAGNDFVVFESGSAGTPEAFMVQVRNAATATWSIWVYNPATAFASVDGAGLFATPFDLDAFGIAANARIDGIRIVNMTNEDRMASASGAGEVIPEDNGATSANLPDVGTLAVDFSNYGAGTLDPDPLYIGILRPMNPGTTAFDVNSVAGAAVNVNPDGTYTYDPRSVLAFQQLAAGQSVNDTFTYNVQDDSVENNSARGTVTITVTGVNETPAGVNDTYVANEDTVLTVGAADGVLDNDTDIDAGTTLTVSAFDASSVQGATVAVSADGSFTYNPNASASLRALTVGQSLTDTFTYTVSDGEGGTDTATVTITVSGRNDAPLAMNDTGYATFSNAPLNVTAPGVLANDTDADGNTLRVEGPGQQLYTFANVVFDQAGTPTILTRLAPGAYNGATIDAEPEDTTTPRDGFPNDTTNFRGAYSLGHLFNSSSSGTTVSGVNLPLGDVGTSFRSGVEITWVNGLSLTNLAGNDFVVYESGSENAPEAFMVQVRGTDSGVWSSWVYVPASESAAYGIAGEFLFATVFNLDYFGISANDRIDAFRIANLRASDRMVAGTNVVIPEDEGATSAILPAPGPLASFGAYGAGTFDPDPVYLGVLHQLVETAPAYSATSVLGATVVVNADGSFSYDPTTSVTLSTLALGVTMDDEFTYTVTDGFGGFSSAKVTVTVTGVNSPPTVSITFPPNNSSFFSPASFTMTATASDVDGTVTQIEFRETIQNISLGTDTTPGDGFSVNLSNLAPGNYSFVAIATDDDNATTTSAAVNITVLANLPLGTVSAIDASGFYFLQSGLMSQSVTVNNTSPVPVSAVRLTIQGLAPGIVVYNASGTNVANEPYMQQNTPVPAGGSVTFFIEYYVANRTTIPAPTFVATLETVAGPVVPVGAVQAILRNPPEVLTDGHVLIDYATVLNRTYYIQYSPDATTWTTVFPAQTGTGSNRQWIDSGPPKTDAHPSTVVSRFYRIVEVP, from the coding sequence ATGAGAACACCTACCTTGCTAACCAGTGTCGCCCTGTCTCTGGCAATCGGTGTGTTCACGGCGGAAGCCGTGCCCACTGCCAATCCAGACACGGGTTCTATCAACGCGAACCAGCTTTTGACGGTGAACAATCCGAATGGCGTGTTGAGCAATGATACGGGCACTGGAACGCTTGTCGTTAACGGTAACGCTCCGCAGCAAAACTATACTTTTGCGGGTTTTACTTTTGATCAGTTAAGCACTCCCAATGTCGGGACGCTTTTAGGTGCGGGAACATACTCTAACGCAATTGTCACCATCACGCCGAACGAGCGCACAGGTGATATTGGAGGTTTTCCGGATAGCTCAGCGGGTTTTAACAGCGCGATTACGTTGGGGCGATTGGCTTTCGGTGATCCCACCGGTGTACGCGCGGTGAACCTGCCTCGCGGGAATAATGGGAGCACCCAGCGCAGTGGGATGGAGTTGTCGTGGAACAATGGTCTGACCGTTACCAATCTGGCGGGTAACGATTTTGTGGTGTTCGAGTCTGGTTCGGCAGGAACGCCAGAAGCCTTCATGGTCCAAGTTCGCAATGCGGCCACCGCTACTTGGAGCATTTGGGTTTATAATCCAGCCACGGCGTTTGCCAGTGTCGATGGAGCAGGTCTCTTCGCCACCCCGTTTGACTTGGATGCATTCGGGATCGCTGCGAATGCGCGAATCGACGGCATTCGCATCGTCAATATGACGAATGAAGACCGTATGGCGAGTGCCTCAGGTGCAGGCGAAGTGATCCCGGAAGATAATGGAGCTACTAGTGCAAATCTGCCAGATGTGGGCACCTTGGCGGTCGATTTCTCAAATTATGGAGCTGGTACATTGGATCCTGATCCGCTCTATATCGGCATCTTGCGGCCGATGAATCCGGGCACGACGGCCTTTGATGTGAACAGCGTCGCCGGGGCTGCGGTGAATGTGAATCCGGATGGCACTTATACCTATGACCCGCGCAGTGTGCTGGCATTCCAGCAACTGGCTGCAGGACAGTCCGTGAACGACACATTCACCTACAATGTTCAGGATGACTCTGTGGAAAACAATTCCGCGCGCGGGACGGTGACCATCACGGTGACAGGTGTGAATGAAACGCCGGCAGGCGTGAATGATACTTATGTTGCGAATGAGGACACAGTCCTTACCGTCGGTGCCGCTGATGGTGTGCTGGACAACGATACGGACATTGATGCCGGGACGACACTGACGGTGTCTGCCTTTGATGCGTCCAGCGTGCAGGGCGCGACGGTGGCCGTGAGTGCCGATGGCAGCTTTACCTACAACCCGAATGCGTCGGCGAGCTTGCGGGCGCTGACCGTCGGCCAATCCTTGACGGATACGTTTACTTACACGGTGTCCGATGGTGAAGGTGGAACGGATACGGCCACGGTCACGATCACAGTTTCGGGCCGGAATGATGCCCCCTTGGCGATGAATGATACCGGCTATGCCACTTTCTCCAACGCGCCTCTGAATGTCACCGCTCCCGGTGTGCTGGCTAATGATACGGATGCGGACGGCAACACCTTGCGGGTGGAAGGGCCGGGACAGCAGCTCTACACCTTTGCGAACGTAGTCTTCGATCAGGCGGGCACGCCCACAATCCTTACGCGACTGGCACCGGGCGCTTACAATGGTGCAACGATCGATGCGGAGCCTGAGGACACGACCACACCGCGGGATGGTTTCCCGAATGATACGACCAATTTCCGGGGAGCCTATTCCTTGGGGCATCTGTTCAATTCGTCCTCCTCGGGCACGACGGTGAGCGGTGTGAACCTGCCGCTGGGCGATGTGGGCACGAGCTTCCGCAGTGGCGTGGAGATCACCTGGGTGAACGGTTTGAGCCTGACGAACCTGGCCGGGAATGACTTTGTGGTTTATGAATCCGGCAGCGAGAATGCGCCAGAAGCGTTCATGGTGCAGGTGCGAGGGACGGATTCCGGTGTCTGGAGCTCATGGGTGTATGTGCCGGCATCGGAAAGTGCTGCCTATGGCATCGCGGGCGAGTTCCTTTTTGCCACGGTCTTCAATCTGGATTATTTCGGCATCTCGGCGAATGACCGGATCGATGCGTTCCGCATCGCTAATTTGAGAGCGTCAGACCGCATGGTGGCAGGAACAAACGTCGTGATCCCGGAGGATGAGGGGGCCACGAGCGCCATTCTGCCTGCCCCGGGTCCGCTGGCGAGTTTCGGTGCGTATGGTGCCGGGACGTTTGATCCTGATCCGGTCTATCTCGGTGTCTTGCATCAGTTGGTGGAGACAGCACCCGCTTACAGCGCCACCAGTGTTTTAGGCGCGACAGTGGTGGTGAATGCGGACGGCAGTTTCAGTTATGATCCCACGACCTCCGTGACACTTTCCACACTGGCGCTGGGGGTGACGATGGATGACGAGTTCACTTATACGGTGACGGATGGATTCGGTGGATTCTCCTCGGCCAAAGTGACCGTGACGGTAACGGGCGTCAACTCGCCTCCGACCGTTTCCATCACCTTCCCGCCGAATAACTCGTCGTTCTTCAGCCCGGCCAGCTTTACCATGACGGCCACCGCATCTGATGTGGATGGCACTGTGACGCAAATCGAGTTCCGTGAGACGATCCAGAATATCTCCCTGGGAACGGATACGACGCCCGGAGATGGCTTCTCGGTGAATCTTTCGAATCTTGCACCGGGCAACTACTCGTTTGTGGCCATCGCGACGGATGATGACAACGCGACGACGACCTCTGCCGCAGTGAACATCACGGTGCTGGCGAATCTGCCTCTGGGAACGGTCAGCGCGATCGATGCGAGCGGCTTCTACTTCCTCCAATCCGGTTTGATGAGCCAGTCTGTCACGGTGAACAATACCTCTCCGGTTCCGGTATCGGCGGTGCGTTTGACCATCCAAGGTCTGGCTCCTGGCATAGTGGTCTACAATGCGAGCGGCACGAACGTGGCGAATGAACCTTATATGCAGCAGAACACGCCTGTTCCTGCGGGCGGTTCTGTGACGTTCTTCATCGAATATTACGTGGCGAACCGGACTACGATTCCTGCGCCGACTTTCGTCGCGACTTTGGAAACGGTGGCGGGACCGGTTGTTCCGGTTGGTGCCGTGCAGGCAATTCTGCGCAATCCGCCGGAAGTGCTTACGGATGGGCATGTGCTGATCGATTATGCGACGGTGCTAAATCGCACCTATTATATCCAATACAGCCCGGACGCGACCACGTGGACTACGGTTTTCCCGGCGCAGACGGGCACGGGCTCGAACCGGCAATGGATCGATAGTGGACCACCCAAAACGGATGCACATCCGTCTACCGTCGTGTCCCGGTTCTATCGCATCGTTGAAGTCCCGTAA